From the Glycine max cultivar Williams 82 chromosome 11, Glycine_max_v4.0, whole genome shotgun sequence genome, the window CTCGTCGGCGTACCACGCGTTCACGAGCGGGTTCGACGAGAGCTCCGCCAGCTTGTGCCCGATCACACTCACCATGTCGTCCACCTCGATGTCTCCGTTCGACAGTATGAGGTGGCCGGGGCCACCGCTACCTATGTACCCGGGGACGGCGAAGGGATAAGCGCAAACCTCAAGGCACTGTTTTTCGGAGTTCCCCACCCACGCGTAATTCAGAGAAAGTGTCATACAacacaaaagaatttcaaattctttcataaaataaaaggatttgaaaatgctaatat encodes:
- the LOC121173074 gene encoding protein EXORDIUM-like 5, translating into MTLSLNYAWVGNSEKQCLEVCAYPFAVPGYIGSGGPGHLILSNGDIEVDDMVSVIGHKLAELSSNPLVNAWYADEDPTAPTEIEDLYEGLYEMGGGGGYIGSIMKDDEGRTFNLNGRNGRKFLVQWIWSPILKACAGPNALD